Proteins from a genomic interval of Arachis hypogaea cultivar Tifrunner chromosome 10, arahy.Tifrunner.gnm2.J5K5, whole genome shotgun sequence:
- the LOC140175601 gene encoding zinc finger BED domain-containing protein RICESLEEPER 3-like: protein MTSNMKKKFEKYWDEIHGIMGVAAVLDPRYKMVGVEFQFEKMYPDLTECSKQVDRIHQLCNELINEYTQKMSSDVSHVGVGVDTKELNESGNASLFGGDDYMVYLKRRKMTRSSYVNVEFDHYLEEEIHPPNDPNFNVLKWWKNNQMKFKVLAKIAKDIYAIPVSTVASESAFSTSGHVISPHRAKLKQDIIEALMCGQSWLWTPLESKDDDIYTDGSYIYHTVKYRMSGYIGIQIRRITHGLMAD from the exons ATGACATCTAACatgaagaagaaatttgaaaagtATTGGGATGAAATTCATGGCATTATGGGTGTTGCTGCTGTTTTAGACCCTAGGTACAAGATGGTTGGGGTTGAGTTTCAATTTGAAAAAATGTATCCAGATCTAACAGAATGCTCCAAGCAAGTTGATAGAATTCATCAGTTGTGTAATGAGTTGATTAATGAATACACTCAAAAAATGAGTTCTGATGTGTCACATGTCGGTGTTGGTGTTGATACAAAAGAACTTAATGAAAGTGGAAATGCAAGTTTATTTGGGGGTGATGATTACATGGTGtatcttaaaagaagaaaaatgacaaGGAGTTCATATGTGAATGTTGAGTTTGATCATTATCTTGAGGAGGAAATTCATCCTCCAAATGATCCTAACTTTAATGTTTTGAAATGGTGGAAGAACAATCAGATGAAATTTAAAGTTCTTgcaaaaatagctaaggatataTATGCTATTCCGGTATCCACTGTTGCCTCTGAATCTGCTTTTAGTACAAGTGGTCATGTGATTTCTCCTCATCGTGCAAAGCTCAAACAAGACATAATTGAAGCTTTGATGTGTGGTCAAAGTTGGTTGTGGACACCTTTGGAAAGTAAAG ATGATGATATCTATACAGATGGATCTTATATATATCACACAGTGAAGTACCGCATGAGTGGATATATAGGAATCCAAATCCGCCGAATCACTCATGGGCTTATGGCTGACTGA